One Drosophila santomea strain STO CAGO 1482 chromosome X, Prin_Dsan_1.1, whole genome shotgun sequence DNA segment encodes these proteins:
- the LOC120456795 gene encoding uncharacterized protein LOC120456795 → MRVVAMVSGGKDSCYNMMQCVAEGHEIVALANLHPKDRDELDSFMYQTVGHMGIEILASAMGLPLYRRETKGKSTQTGKQYVPTDDDEVEDLYSLLETCKHELQVDAVAVGAILSDYQRVRVENVCSRLNLISLAYLWRRDQTELLQEMIDCQVHAIIIKVAALGLVPDRHLGKSLREMQPHLLKMRDKYGLNVCGEGGEYETFTLDCPLFRQRIVVEDIQTIISSADPICPVGYINFTKLTLQPKEAAGAASSGGNEVVFVKRSLDYISDLNESTYSDLSDPDFSETELELIEKETRLRESLSQSELISRSNSFGRHLAATASSPIPIVTKSASVDEPTAAAAPILGGVGGPPICSTSACASMLLTTTADGLSSLASSQSQGGGHGLGSSTAAVCGSLSLAISSLGLSANTCCHPGVAGGGIGIGVGAGSGAPLATTQPPSPLKYEREFRPLVNEARAAINAKGWMWLAGIQGSGTEGIEQGMQQALDTLRDMCQAKGYDLQDLCYVTLYVRSIGEYPALNRVYHRAFDFHNPPTRVCVECPLPDGCHVVMEAIAYRQPVAGTISSAEERDREGEETAAALLNGRRNTMHVQGISHWAPANIGPYSQSTRIGDITYISGQIALVPGSMTIIEGGIRPQCKLTLRHISRIAKAMNAHGQLRDVVHGICFVTHPAFIGEARRQWERRTTNAIMDYIVLPALPREALVEWQVWAHTHNDRFDYEETGCSVGDYTISIRRRWNYENNCAAIVCYVSTGLASSTTQLTQLSDDILGNHCRLAQSVTAEHLDEIFTYVVNRLLKDYPLAKKQAQQPMNSGTPPATPTQPGGAGGDQHQPVPAIHLKLFYQVNAAPATDLLLQALHDFRLKCQDTAAIVYTVLPACSLHNFSTFLSICGVRHE, encoded by the exons ATGCGGGTGGTGGCCATGGTCAGTGGCGGCAAGGACAGCTGCTACAACATGATGCAGTGCGTCGCCGAGGGCCACGAAATCGTCGCCCTGGCCAATCTGCATCCCAAGGACAGAG ACGAACTGGACAGCTTCATGTACCAGACGGTCGGCCACATGGGCATCGAGATTCTGGCCAGCGCCATGGGATTGCCACTGTACCGGCGCGAAACCAAGGGCAAGAGCACCCAGACCGGCAAGCAGTACGTGCCCACCGATGACGACGAGGTCGAGGATCTATACAGTCTGCTGGAGACATGCAAG CACGAACTGCAGGTGGATGCGGTGGCCGTGGGCGCCATCCTGTCGGATTACCAACGCGTGCGTGTGGAGAACGTGTGCAGCCGCCTGAACCTGATATCCCTGGCCTATCTGTGGAGGAGAGATCAGACTGAATTGCTGCAGGAGATGATCGACTGCCAGGTGCACGCCATCATCATCAAG GTGGCTGCCCTGGGCCTCGTGCCGGATCGACATCTGGGCAAGTCGCTGCGCGAGATGCAGCCGCATCTGCTGAAGATGCGCGACAAGTACGGACTGAATGTGTGCGGCGAGGGTGGCGAGTATGAGACATTCACCTTGGACTGCCCGCTCTTCCGGCAGCGCATCGTTGTCGAGGACATCCAGACGATCATCAGCAGTGCCGATCCCATCTGCCCGGTGGGCTACATCAATTTCACCAAACTGACGCTGCAGCCAAAGGAGGCGGCGGGCGCGGCCAGCAGTGGCGGCAATGAGGTGGTGTTCGTGAAGCGTTCACTCGACTATATAAGCGATCTGAACGAATCGACATACAGCGACCTCAGCGATCCGGACTTCAGTGAAACGGAGTTGGAGCTAATCGAAAAGGAGACGAGGCTGCGCGAATCGCTTAGCCAAAGTGAGCTGATATCGCGCAGTAACTCATTTGGCCGCCATCTggccgccaccgcctcctcgcCGATACCCATTGTCACGAAGAGCGCCAGCGTCGACGAGCCCACAGCGGCGGCGGCGCCGATACTGGGCGGAGTTGGAGGACCGCCAATCTGTTCCACCTCAGCCTGTGCGTCCATGCTGCTGACCACCACCGCCGACGGCCTGAGCAGCCTGGCCAGCTCACAGAGCCAGGGCGGTGGCCATGGGCTCGGCAGCAGCACGGCCGCCGTGTGCGGCTCGCTGTCGCTGGCCATCTCCTCGCTTGGGCTCAGCGCCAATACCTGCTGTCATCCGGGCGTAGCTGGTGGAGGAATTGGAATAGGAGTaggagcaggatcaggagcaCCTTTGGCCACCACACAACCGCCCAGTCCGCTGAAGTACGAGCGGGAATTCCGTCCACTGGTCAACGAGGCCAGAGCGGCCATCAATGCCAAGGGCTGGATGTGGCTGGCGGGCATACAGG GCTCCGGAACGGAGGGCATTGAGCAGGGCATGCAGCAGGCATTGGACACGCTGCGCGATATGTGCCAGGCCAAGGGCTACGATCTGCAGGATCTGTGCTATGTCACGCTCTACGTCCGCTCCATCGGCGAGTATCCAGCGCTGAATCGTGTCTACCATCGCGCCTTCGACTTTCATAATCCGCCGACGCGCGTCTGCGTTGAGTGTCCGCTGCCCGATGGCTGCCATGTGGTAATGGAGGCCATTGCCTACCGCCAACCGGTGGCCGGAACGATATCCAGTGCCGAGGAGCGTGATCGCGAGGGCGAGGAGACTGCAGCGGCACTGCTCAACGGGCGCCGCAACACGATGCATGTGCAGGGTATCTCGCACTGGGCGCCGGCCAACATTGGACCATATAGCCAGTCCACCAGG ATTGGCGACATTACGTACATCTCCGGCCAGATCGCCCTGGTGCCCGGCAGCATGACAATCATCGAGGGCGGCATTCGTCCGCAGTGCAAGCTTACGTTGCGCCACATCAGCCGCATTGCCAAGGCGATGAACGCCCACGGCCAGCTGCGCGATGTGGTGCACGGCATCTGCTTTGTGACCCATCCAGCCTTCATTGGCGAGGCACGTCGCCAGTGGGAGCGTCGCACCACCAATGCCATCATGGACTATATAGTGCTGCCGGCACTGCCGCGTGAGGCACTGGTGGAATGGCAGGTGTGGGCGCACACCCACAACGATCGTTTCGACT ATGAGGAGACTGGCTGTTCGGTGGGCGATTATACCATCTCGATACGTCGTCGCTGGAACTACGAGAACAATTGCGCGGCCATCGTTTGCTATGTGTCCACTGGCCTGGCCTCGTCCACCACCCAACTGACGCAGCTGAGCGACGACATACTGGGGAATCACTGCCGTCTTGCGCAATCGGTTACTGCCGAACACCTGGACGAAATCTTCACGTATGTGGTTAATCGTCTGCTGAAAGACTATCCGCTGGCCAAGAAGCAGGCGCAGCAACCGATGAATTCGGGAACTCCACCGGCCACGCCTACGCAACCGGGCGGTGCTGGCGGAGATCAGCACCAGCCAGTGCCGGCGATTCACCTGAAATTGTTCTACCAAGTGAATGCCGCACCGGCAACGGATCTGCTGCTTCAGGCGCTGCACGATTTCCGTCTCAAGTGCCAGGATACGGCCGCCATTGTCTACACAGTGCTGCCCGCCTGCAGCCTGCACAACTTCAGTACGTTCCTGTCCATTTGCGGAGTGAGGCACGAGTAG